A portion of the Macrobrachium nipponense isolate FS-2020 chromosome 12, ASM1510439v2, whole genome shotgun sequence genome contains these proteins:
- the LOC135225007 gene encoding uncharacterized protein LOC135225007 isoform X1, with protein MSGSDSDRPPCFKKTCMSNSLNRASSRQSEKSKKRWAVFQFTGEMPGLMTVPASWVKTTEKMKAEKSKSARCYQPRKGSVDELSVRKLIKTCPDPNINTWVLLPGLFKDYHESMSKADINITERLGTQNTTDSELQKLDLLGKKKQPKV; from the exons ATGTCTGGCTCAGACTCAGACAGGCCTCCTTGTTTCAAGAAGACGTGCATGTCAAATAGCCTCAACCGTGCATCTTCAAGACAATCGGAAAAATCTAAA AAACGATGGGCTGTCTTTCAATTCACTGGCGAGATGCCAGGATTGATGACAGTACCTGCATCTTGGGTGAAGACCACAGAGAAAATGAAAGCTGAAAAAAGCAAGTCGGCTCGATGCTACCAGCCCAGGAAAGGGAGTGTAGACGAATTGTCTGTGAGGAAACTTATTAAAACCTGTCCTGACCCTAATATTAATACCTGGGTGCTGTTACCAGGTCTCTTCAAGGACTATCATGAAAGCATGTCAAAGGCAGACATCAATATCACTGAGAGGTTGGGTACACAAAATACCACAGATAGCGAACTTCAAAAATTGGACCttctaggaaaaaaaaagcaGCCCAAAGTGTGA
- the LOC135225007 gene encoding uncharacterized protein LOC135225007 isoform X2, which yields MKKGGNGKDRTISASIQNASSNVDVSSEEEISPVTKSNSSPKTPMLSRNLISSARLSQMRGAHRMLLRMCLLLLLLVQLEVWWKRSACNGRMFKQCLVTERIWRYIAC from the exons ATGAAGAAAGGCGGAAATGGAAAAGACAGAACTATATCTGCATCTATCCAGAATGCCTCTTCAAATGTTGACGTTTCAAGTGAGGAAGAAATCAGTCCAGTCACCAAGAGTAACTCATCACCAAAGACACCGATGCTTTCCAGG AATCTAATCTCGAGTGCACGCCTGTCCCAGATGAGAGGAGCCCATCGGATGTTGTTAAGGATGTGTTTACTCCTACTTCTGCTG GTGCAGCTAGAAGTTTGGTGGAAACGTTCAGCATGCAACGGAAGGATGTTCAAACAGTGTTTAGTAACAGAAAG gatTTGGAGATATATCGCATGCTGA